DNA from Kluyveromyces marxianus DMKU3-1042 DNA, complete genome, chromosome 8:
GACGTAACAGTGTTACCTCTCTTCCTTCGATACATGTTCATATTCAGTGAGGTATTTGGCACCACTTCCTGGACTGGAAAATAGGAACCTTCGTCGAGATATTGCTGTACATATGCTGTAACGGGAACCGTTGTCTGATCATCGATGTctgaatcttcttcttcaagtccCGATAGACCACTCTGCCTTTCGCTTACACTGCTCCTCGTCGTGTATCTACGTGGTCTCGTATGTGCGAACCCACTCTCCTGCCAagcattattattattaactGGAGATTGACCACCAGAATCTCTTGTATTGTCATATTGCGTGTTTTCCGACATGCGACTAATAGTTGGGAAAGAGGTCTgttgttttgaagaagaaaaggaaaaccACGCTGTTCGACTTCAACTGTTAAGAGTGCTACATGCACTTTCTTTAAAACAAGCTTTTTTAAAGTGCGCACTTATGCAAGTCGTGCTTCTAAGAAGTGAGTGAGTGTTCTTTAAGATTTCCATTAGTctactttcttttttctaGTTTCCAAGGCTTTATGAAAATACTATTTTTATTAAAATACTCAAAAAAAGTATTGTACCAAATTCTGCTATCTTGTTTAGCTTGCAGGATTTATGTACCAATATGCGGTAAGTCTAATATTCCTCAACAAAAGATGCAGGCtgaagttttcttctttgcagATCCGATATAAAAAATGCCCCCGTTCCCACTGCCATACGCGCCAAGTACATACGCATTAAGTTTGCAGTAGATGTGGGAGAAATAAGGAACGTGTCCCCTTAATTACTGTCGGACTTTGGAACATGAGTCATCCGGATAATCCCCCCCTCACCCCCCTTCCCCACTTCCATTTTTCCGGATAACATCTATATCTTCTGCAGGCACCCAGCCCATTGGACACAAACACATAACCCATAAATAGCAAACTACATGTACAAAATGTACAAAATTAGATATGTGTCCATATCTCCGCAACGATTTCTGGATTTTATTCGGGAAGTGATGCGTCGTGGTTCAGAGCATTGCGCACAGATCGCGGCAATTGCAGCTAGAGTTGCTGTGCCTGCAATTACTATTAGCATTATTCTTCCAGTCATTATTGGTAGTGGTGGTGTTAGTtgtagtagtactagtaaccttagtagtagtaccaCTACTACAATTGGCCAGAATTGGACCCTAGTAGTCCATCATATACATTACAATTGACTAGTGCTTTCCTAAAgttaacaaaaaaaacattagGTCTTGTCGGCTCGGTAACTCCCTCCCATAAATGCCCCCCCCCCACGCAAACATATACTCTCGCGCATTCTCATTTCACCGCAGCCACGCTCTGCACTTTGTCTTTCCATCGCCGGTGAAAGAACTAATCAGGATTTACCTTGTTTTTGCGCAGTAGCGTTGAACCGAAGTGggatccaaaaaaaaaaaaatatgaaaaatGCAATACAATTTGAAAATGGAAATTAAAATGTATGGggtttttgaaattgtaGAAGAGCGATGACCATTGGGATTGGAGCGCTGGCTGGATGAGAGGAAGTTGTGAGGCAACTACTGGTATAAAATCTTGGAGCAAACTAATTTATGCTTGTATATAAAGGGATATGGATAAAGGAAtttctgttgttgagtTCAAGTCGTCGCTATTCAAGCCAATCGAGTTCAGCGATAGCTTGTGTGCAACAGTTTTCACAGAAGAGTACACAGAAGTATACGCACTGGTATAGACGTAAGCAGAAATATTCGGGGAGACAAATTCGACACTATTATCACGGCTATATGACTGGAAACGCTGAGACAACGGTTCAGTCAGGTGCAGAGGGTGCAGTTGTGCCTCTTGTTGCCGCTATTGACGTTGGTACGACGTCTTCGCGTGTGATTCTATTTAACAGGTTGGGCCAAGAAGTTTCCAAGCATCAAATCGAATATAGTACCAGCGCATCACACCAAGCGTATTCAGCAAGCGGTGAGCGGAGACTTGAGGTAGAAAATGGTGGATCTGGGAAGGGGAAAAGTCCCGGAGATGGGGTAGAGCAGACGATTTTCAGCGCTGAAGGTATTGCCATTGAGGCGACAGAGTATTTGGAGATTGAAGATTTGGAGAAGGACGTGGAGCCCACTTTGAGGTTTCCGAAGCCCGGGTGGGTTGAATGCAAACCCatgaatattttgattaATGTGGTGCAATGCTTTGCTGCAAACTTGATCACTATGGACCGCGTCAATGGCGATCGAGTCTCCAATGGGTTGCCTCCATACCGGATCAAATGTATCGGGATAGCGAACATGAGAGAAACTACGTTGGTGTGGTCTAAGTCTACGGGTAAGCCGTTGGTTGACTACGGTATTGTTTGGAATGACACAAGAACAACAGCAATTgttcagaagaaaaaggatCAAACGCCAGAAGATTACCAAGAATATTTAAGAGAAATGACTGGACTACCGTTATTCTCCACTTACTTTTCGTGTTCTAAATTGCGTTGGTTACTAGATAATTCTCCAGAGGTTAAGAAGGCTTATGACGAGAAGGATCTAGTTTTTGGAACAGTTGATACTTGGTTGATTTCTAATTTAACTCACAATAACGTTCTAGTTACAGATGTTACCAACGCTTGCAGAACTGGCTTCATGAACCTCAATACTAGAGACTACGATGATGAATTGTTAAATTATTGGGATATTGACAAAAGTAAAATTCACTTGCCAAAAATTGTATCAAGCGCTGAATATTATGGGAACTTCGTCGTTCCTGAATGTACAAAAAAATCACTAACATCAACTGCTTGGGATCTTTTAAAAGCTTTCTCGGAAAGAGTCCCACCGGTCCCAATTCAAGGCTGTTTAGGTGATCAAAGTGCGTCCTTGGTTGGACAACTTGCTTTTAAGCCAGGTTCTGCAAAATGTACGTATGGTACAGGTTGTTTCCTCCTATACAATACTGGAACTACAAAGTTAATTTCAAAACATGGTGCTTTAACAACTTTTGCATATTGGTTTCCACAATTGCATagtgaagaaaatgattATGGTAAGCCTCATTTCGCTTTAGAAGGTTCTGTCGCAGTGGCCGGTGCTGTGGTTCAATGGTTAAGAGATAACCTCAGATTGATTCCTAGAGCCGAAGATGTTGGTCCATTGGCTTCTGCAGTACCTGATTCTGGAGGCGTAGTCTTTGTGCCGGCTTTCAGTGGACTATTCGCTCCGTATTGGGACCCTGATGCTCGTGCTAGCATCATGGGGATGTCGCAATATACAACAGCTTCTCACATTGCTCGTGCTGCTGTAGAAGGAGTTTGTTACCAAGCAAGATCGATTTTGAAAGCAATGAGTTCAGATGCTTTCGGCTCAGACGATAAAGATTTCCTAGAGGAAATTGTTGATGAAACATACGAAAAGACTGCCCTCTCTTCTCTCGCTGTTGATGGTGGTATGTCCAGGTCCGATGAGGTTATGCAAATCCAAGCAAATATATTAGGACCATGTGTTAAGGTGAGGAGATCTCCTACTTCTGAATGCACAGCTTTAGGTGCCGCAATAGCCGCTGCCATGGCTTTCAAGACAGAGGAGGAGCGTATTATCTGGAAAAATCTAAAGGATGTCAAGAAATGGGTCTTTTATGGCGGATTAGAGAAGGGCGATGTAGCGCCCACAAATAGTTCAAGTCAGAGTCAGTTGAAAGTGTTTACCAGTAAATCTTCCGACattgaaagaaggaaaggTTGGAAGATGTGGGAAACAGCGATTGAAAAATCCAAAGGATGGATGCGTGAAGTCCAAATCTAGTTATTATGTAATGCCCGTCCCAGAGATAGAATCTCACTAATTTTTAATTGATTGtgtattattaatattcTTTTGTACTTACTAAACTACTTCCTCTTATTTTCACCAGGTTTGGATCCTCGAATAGTTCCTGTGCTAATGTGTAGAGCGTGCATtcatatataataattgtGGGGTTCGTAAATGCTTAGACTCATGACAGCATTACTTTATTCCGAGACTGTAACATCCGTGCACCATAATTTGTGGGACTGTCTTGGGAAAGCATCAGTACATTACTGTATTTGATTTTCATATATTCCCATTGGGGAAAAAACATTTTTATTGTGTTGTTTGGGTGTTTTTCTGACGTTTACTTCATGCACATCATCGACGGACCCACTCATCTTTTCAGAGAAACACTTGGTTTTTGTCAGTATAAAACAACATATACTAAAAGtaacatcttcttcttgatgtaTCTGCAAATATAAGTTAATATACAGGATTACATCATTTCCAATAAGCAAGCATCAATCCACTAGTTAACAATGGCTCCATCCAAGAAGGTCGCTCCAGCTCCTCTAGCCTCTAAGGCTACTTCTGCTAAGAAGTCTAACCCATTGACCAAGTCTACCCCAAGAAACTTCGGTATCGGTCAAGCTGTCCAACCAAAGAGAAACTTGTCCAGATACGTCAAGTGGCCAGAATATGTTAGATTgcaaagacaaaagaagatcttgaGCATCAGATTGAAGGTTCCTCCATCCATTGCTCAATTCCAAAACACTTTGGACAGAAACACTGCTGCTGAAACTttcaagttgttgaagaagtaccaACCAGAAACTGCTgctgaaaagaaggaaagattGACCAAGGAAGCCGCTGCCATTGCTGAAGGTAAGACTAGACAAGAAGCTTCTCCAAAGCCATACGTTGTTAAGTATGGTTTGAACCACGTTGTCTCCTTGattgaaaacaagaaggcTAAGTTGGTTTTGATCGCTAACGACGTTGACCCAATTGAATTGGTCATCTTCTTGCCAGCTTTGTGTAAGAAGATGGGTGTTCCATACGCCATCGTCAAGGGTAAGGCTAGATTGGGTACTTTGGTTAACCAAAAGACTTCTGCTGTCGCTGCTCTAACTGAAgttagagaagaagacgaagcTGCTTTGGCTAAGTTGGTCTCCACCATCAACGCTAACTACTTGGAAAAGTACGAAGAATCCAAGAAGCACTGGGGTGGTGGTATCATGGGTGCCAAGGCCCAAAAGAAGATCGAAAAGAGAGCCAAGGCTGCTGAATCCGCTTAAACCCAAAACACTTTTGATTAATATATCAACtatttgtatttttggAGTTTAATTCGAttcatctttttcattttctttatgTTGACATTTTAGTGTCTGACTGCACTGTCTATTGTTCAATTTATGGTGATGTTAGTCGTAGTGTCTTTTTACAAAGATTTCCAGATGTGTCTGATCCTTTACGGTATGTTTGGTATCTTCTGTTCCTATGTTCCTTTTATAGCGTAGTAGTGTTATAGGGTATCGTTGAAGGGTCTTGGTGGTTCTCACCGATCTTATAGATATCCGTTGAAGCACACTTcgtgttgaagaagaaccttAAGGGGGCAGTAAGCAACTGATAACCGTGATTGAACAACAATATCTGAAAACCGGTTTTTAATCAATGTATTATGCCGGTCTGCGCCATACATTTTCTACTAACTACAGAACAAACAAATCAGACTTGTAGCAATTCACTGTAATgttattttcatttgtatatatagtaaGTACGTCTTGTACAGTTTAGATTACGTGGGTAATATCATTCGGGTATCATAATAGACACTGTGTATACAGAAGGAACAACAACGATAAATTTGCATTTCACCTTTAAAAAAATCGACTACTGAGTTAGAGAAGGAACTTTTTCCACAAAGTCCTTTTTTTAAAGGTATCCTGATGTGCAAACGTAAGAGAACAAGGGCAACACATATTTTGTGATAAAAGTCAGTAATAACATATGAATGCATGTATTTCCTATAATGCAGTCTGTTTCTATCATGAGTTCTCTGCTTCCATGTTTGTACAACTGTGATTTTGTACTTCTGTAGCTAAAGGGACTATTTATGATACAGTCATTATCATGTGATATATTCCCCTTCAAGATTTTAAGTCAAGAGAAATTCTGTCAAAAAATTTAAGCATTGCTTTAATAAATAAGTCAAAAAGCCGTGCCGATCTGAAAGAGACTTGCTGCTATGCCCCATAGATGTAAAGGGTAAGATAATTAGCACTACTTTGTTACAATAGTTTTGATAGTTGAATGAATAGCGAGAAGCCGAGCTCTAAGTACTAGTTTAGTATTATTCAATGAGTTGTGTTACTATGTAGTGGCATTTTATAAAGTTTTCTTGGTTACTTACGGCTAAAATTTCTAGTGTTTTCGTTCCGTTCACCACTGTATTTggattttttgaaaatgcAAGTTTTTCATGTTTCATATAAAAAGGGGAGggataaagaaaaaaacattcAAATACATAGTGGGCTGAAGAGATTCTCTTAAGAATGACGGAACTAAAAGCGTTATAAGGCACTCAAAGTTTATAACAGAACATACCGAGCATACTGAGCAATTGAGGAATTCCACATCCAGTTTGCATCACCTAGTTTGAATagatacaataaaaaatactgtttttttgttgatttttttttaccgATTATCACATTTGTAACTTTTAATTGAATAACGATAATACTGTGTTATTAATCCATTCAttagaattttttttttatttaagGCAATTTGGATTTGAATTACATTGGAGCAGCATTAATCAAGGCCCTCTTTAAAATACCAAATCTCATTAATCTTTAAAcatatctttgaaatagaaattgaaatattttCGAACctaaaacaaataaataatgTCAGAAACCATTGAGCAAACAAATACTAAGATCGTCGTTGATCCAGAAAGTTCCGTTTTTGTTGGTAACTTATCCCCAGAAACTACTGCAGAAGACTTGAAACAGGTGTTTGGCGAATCTGTTAAGGTTGAGATTCCAACTTTCCAATCTGACAGAACCTACCCAAGAATCTTTGCATTTGTTACGTTCGAAGACAAAGTTGACGTGGAGGAGTTAAAGGAAAAGTTCGACAAGACTGTCATCAAGGATAAGAGCATTTATGTCACTAAAGTTCTTACCCCAGAGGAACAACaactaaaaaaacaaaagagaagagcCAATCAACGTGGAAAGGCTGTTCCAGCTccaccaaagaaaaacaaggaaaCCAAGGTTCCTCTAGAGCAAATGGAAAGGTCAAAGGATACTCTATATGTCAACAACATTCCTTACCATACTACTAAGAATGAAATTGCATCGTTCTTTGGTACATCCGAAGAGTCAGTAGTCCTACCAATGAGAAGGATGAAGGACACCGCCACGAAAAGAGTGTTCTTCTCCAAGAAATATAACAGGGGTATTGCCTTTGTTTCGTTCCCAGAAGGGACTGATATTGAGGCCAAAGCAGCTGAATTCAATGGTAAGACTTTTGAAGACAGGGAACTAACGGTGGATGTTGCTGCTAACAAACCAGCGCACACTGAAACTGAACCTCAAACTGAAACCGCTAACGCTACTTCTGAATAATGTAATTTTAATTAGAAGACGTTACGTTAAATAACAGACATCTAATAAATATTATAACATTAGAAATTCATTCAAGAGCTTCTAACTATTGAAGATGACAAATTTTAGATTGTAATCACTTATGCTGTTATAATATATCATAATACATTCGGATAAACATGGTAACAGCAGTGAAGGGGTTATTGTCGAACCCCGCGCTTCTCATAGAAATATTTATAGTGTTTTATTATACTATCCAAAAGATATCCATAACATGTTACACTCTATTAAAGAAGTAAAGAAGTAAGGATATCCATGAAATATGTGTAAACTATATGTTAGTACATATCAATCTTAAACTGAATTTCTATTTTATCTCAGTAACTGTGATTATGCATTTTTAACACTTTAAGTCTCGAAGATATTTTCAGTTTCCAATCCTAACTTTAATACTGAGGAaacttgaaagaaaaaagaatattttgaGTTAACTGTAAAAAATAATGTAAGTTTTACAGGTTTTCAAATACTAAAAGAAGGAATAAAAGACCGAATTATATAATTGTATTTGTAGATCTACTTATATTACGTTTTAATTTTGTAGAGAATGGTCTTTACGGAAACTCACAACAACTAATGAAAGTAACAGATTCGTTGACCGGAAATACTCTTGTAGTATTAACCTGAAGAAAATTATTCGTTATAGATCGATTACAGGGTATATCGATTATTCTTCTCTGCTTCGGAACCTAAATTATGCAGGCGTTTATTTACTTTACTTTGTTTAGGCTTTTCTACGCTTGACACTATTTCATTACTGTATGTTAAGAACTTCTACGAATCAGACTAGgtgagaaaaaaagaattctgAAATTTTGTTGACACAACTGAGTGAGCCACTGATACTGACTTCTAAAcaccaagaaaaatgaGGAAAAAGAGCCATAGTCACAGccatttgtttttgttcctgTTTTATGACCGCACTTACATCTACTGCAGCATTTCTAGGCAGGTCAGTGGGTTATCTCATTATCTAAATAATTCAGTACCATATAGCCATGGAATATATCTTCTTGACGAGGCTCGTAAAATAGAGCGTACGGAGAGATAGCCTTCAAAGTTAGATTCAGGTTttaaacaacaacaagaaacgCTAGTAGGCGGAATTCTTGTTTTGacattttctcttctcttctacTTGTAAAACGGTTGCAACAAATGATAAAAAATCAAGCTTTATCGTAATAAAATTTTTCTAGATATAAAAATAAGGAATTATACAGTAGAGAAGTTTTTACAACCCTTTGAGTTCCTTACTTCGTTAATAAGTCAGAAGGAGTGTACACTTGTAAACCAAAGAAATACAAGCCCAGGTGCTGGTaatcaagaagagagtTTTAGAGAAGTATCaatacaaaagaaactatCCTTTCTGTTGGGTTTTCTATCATCTTAAGTGTTGCTAGAACTGAAGAACCTCAACTTCTAGACTCAATAATAACCGTATTGAGttcatttattttatttgaatAGCCGTGTTTATTGTGCGTTCACTTCTCCGCTATAACTCTTaaagttttctttcttgactGTTTCTGTCAGATAGTTATTGTATCATTGATTGCGATAAAAGCATTAAAGAGctcataaaatataatggtGGGCTTGAGCTCGAACTCTAATTCCACTTCGGGTAACGTACGAGACACATGTCCATTTTGGCGATATGATGATGTTACTGAATGTGGGAGAGTAAAGTTTATCAATTACTATGTTCCAATGTTGTTATCGATTATTACATGTTTATACatattgaagaatattATCCAGCATTACTATCGAAAACCAGAGCAGAATAAACCAACGGTTATTGCAGAGCTTTTAGAAACAAATTTAACGGATCTACCGAACGAGAGTAAGCCACTTCTTTCTGATAACACACAATCATATACCAATCCTGATTCGAATAGGACGGGTTCctctttgaaagaggaTCATTTTTCGATAGATAAGATCACACTTGCACAAATTCACTCTAACGAACACGATGCGGTTAATTTAGTAAGAAGGAACTGGGTTGAAAAATTGCGTATGTTTGTGGAATGGATGTTGTGTGCTTTCCAAGTGTTCATTCATGTTTCAGTCTGGCTAAAATGCACTAATACCGTTGAAGATTTCCCTGTCCATGCCTCTCTTTCTGGCTTACTACTTTGGGGGATTTTATTCATTGTGTCTTCATTGAGGATGGCTAACATAAATCAGAATATCAAATGGTTGAATTCAGGGCCTGGAAATCTATGGGCTGTTTCATTTTGCTCTTACCTCGTTACTTTTTGCGCTTCTGTATTACCAATGAGATCCGTCTACATTGACCATATTACAGACCCTATTGCAGTAAAGTTTTATGTCTCTCAATTTTGGTTAAACATAATATTATTTACGCTACTTTTCACCGCAAAGGTAGGGAATAGATTCGCTATAGTCTACAAGAGTAGCCCAGATATTACACCTTCTCCAGAACCTGTGTCTTCGTTGGCGACCTATGTAAGTTGGGCATGGGTTGATAAATTTTTATGGAAAGCCCATCAAAATTATGTTGAGATGAAAGATGTGTGGGGACTAATAGCAGAAGATTATTCAGTGCTTGTTGTGAAAAGGTTCAATCACTTCGTccagaacaagaaaaagagaagaaatttttcctttaatttAATCCATTTCTTTATGAAGTATCTCCTGCTACAAGCTATATGGGCTACGTTATCTTCTATTATCAGTTTCATTCCAACTATGTTACTAAAACGTATATTAGAGTTTGTCGAAGATCAAAGCACAGCTCCTTTGAATTTAGCATGGTGTTACATATTTGCAATGTTCTTATCCCGTATTCTCACCGCTACCTTTGCAGCGCAAGCACTATTTTTAGGTAGAAGAGTGTGCATAAGAATGAAGGCTATCATTATTGCAGAGATTTATTCCAAAGCCCTAAGAAGAAAGGTATCTCCAAATTCTGCAAAAGATCCCACTGATGTTGTCGATCCTCAACAACTGAACGATGAACATAATATTGATGGTGATGAGGAGTCCTCCACCACTGCAAATTTGGGTGCGATTATTAATTTGATGGCTGTCGATGCTTTCAAGGTTTCTGAAATATGTGCTTACTTGCATTCGTTTGTTGAAGCAGTCATAATGACGATTATTGCATTGACCTTATTGTATAGATTGTTGGGTTGGTCTGCATTGGTCGGCGCTTTGATGATTATTTGTCTACTACCATTAAATTTCAAACTAGCTACACTATTAGGAACCATGCAAAAGAAAGCTTTAGCAATTACTGATAAGAGAATCCAGAAATTGAACGAAGCCTTCCAAGCaatcagaatcatcaagttcttttcttgggAAGAAAACTTCGAAAATGATATCCAAAAGACCAGAGATGAAGAACTTAACATGTTATTAAGAAGATCCATGGTTTGGGCGTGCTCGTCATTGGTATGGTTCATTACCCCATCAATTGTTACATCGGCTTCTTTTGCGACATATATCTATGTTCAAGGTAAGACATTAACCACACCAGTTGCATTCACCGCACTTTCATTATTTGCCCTATTGAGAAACCCATTAGACATGCTTTCTGATATGCTATCCTTTGTTATTCAGTCTAAGGTTTCTTTGGATAGAGTCCAAGAATTCctcgatgaagaagatacgAAAAAGTATGACCAGGTTACCATCTCCAGAAATAAACTTGGTTTCCAGAATGCAACCTTTACATGGGACCGCAATAACCAAGAATTCAAATTAAAAGATTTGtcaattgatttcaaaattGGTAAACTAAATGTTATTATCGGACCAACTGGTTCTGGTAAAACATCTTTGTTAATGGGTTTACTTGGTGAAATGGAACTATTAAGTGGGAAAGTTATTGTTCCTTCCCTAGATCCTAGAGAAGAATTGGTAGTAGAAGCTGATGGGATGACTAATTCGATCGCATATTGTTCACAAGCGGCATGGTTGTTAAATGACACAGTCAGAAACAACATTTTATTCAACTCGCCTTACAATGAAAGTAGATATAATGCAGTGACCAGTGCCTGTGGTTTGACTCgtgattttgaaattttaaGTGCTGGTGATCAGACTGAAATTGGTGAAAAAGGTATAACACTTTCCGGTGGACAAAAGCAAAGAGTCTCCTTGGCTAGAGCTCTATATTCATCTTCGAGACATGTGCTATTAGATGATTGCTTAAGTGCTGTCGATTCTCATACTGCTTTATGGATATACGAAAACTGTATAACTGGTCCTTTGATGCAGGGGAGAACTTGCGTTTTAGTCTCTCATAACGTTGCTTTAACTCTTAAAAGTGCTGATTGGGTTGTGATATTGGAGAACGGTAGAATAAAGGAGCAAGGTGAACCAATTGAGTTGCTACACAAAGGTTCGCTTGGGGAAGATTCCGTTGTTAAGTCTTCAATCCTATCTCGGACTGCTTCCTCTGTAAACTTAACAGAAAGCAATAGAATTGTGGATAAATCAGGATCTTCTAGCGCGGACGCAAAGGCTACTGAAACGAAAAAGGGCAATGAggcaaaacaaaaaacgGATGGTAAGTTGatttcagaagaaacaaaatcaaatgGTGTTGTCTCTCTTGATGTCTACAAGTGGTACTCTGTATTCTTTGGTGGTTTCAAAATGATATTCTGTTTGTGTTGTTTATTCTTATTTGCGCAACTAATCGAAATTTCTCAAGCTTGGTGGTTACGTGCATGGGCATCAAATAATAGCATAAATGTTGTTACTCAAGCAACTTCTTTTAGGATCACTGGTTTCTTGCAGCCAATGAAAAAGGCTACCCCTATGTTGTTTGGTTCTACATCATCAGAAATTGAAACACAATCGATGACTAAGTCTGGCCATTCTACTGCATATTACCTTCTAATATATCTAGGTATTGGTCTCTTCCAAGCTCTCTGCTCTTCTACTAAGATTATCATAAGTTTCTTAGCTGGTATCAGAGCATCAAGAAAGATTTTCAACCtgcttttgaaaaatgttCTTTATGCCAAACTTAGATTCTTTGACTCAACACCAATTGGTAGAATTATGAACCGTTTCTCTAAGGATATCGAGTCTATCGATCAAGAATTAACACCATATATGGAAGGTGCCTTTGCCTCTCTCATTCAATGTGTATCCACTATTGTTGTGATCGCTTATATTACACCCCAATTCTTGGCAGTCGCCGCTCTTGTTATGCTGCTTTACTACTTTGTAGCATATTTCTACATGGCTGGATCAAGAGAATTAAAACGTCTCGAATCTATTTCTCGTTCTCCCATCCATCAACACTTCTCAGAAACCCTCGTCGGTATTACTACCATTCGTGCATTCTGTGATGAACGTCGTTTCATGGTagaaaatttgaaaaaaattgataaCAACAATAGACCATTCTTCTATTTATGGGTCTGCAATAGATGGCTATCATTCAGAATTGAGTTAATTGGTGCACTAATTGTCTTAGCCGCTGGTAGTTTTATCTTGCTAAATATTAAGTCAATTGATTCTGGTTTGGCTGGTATCTCTTTAGGGTTTGCTATATCATTTACAGATGGTGCACTATGGGTTGTTAGATTGTATTCTAACGTTGAAATGAATATGAACTCAGTAGAAAGATTAAAAGAGTACACAGATATCGAACAGGAACCCTCTAATGTTGGTGCATATGTTCCTCCTCAGGAATGGCCACAAAAAGGTAAAATTGAGGTTCATGATTTGTCGCTTCGTTATGATCCTAAACTTCCTAGAGTGATTAAAAATGTCTCATTTTCTGTGGATCCTAAATGTAAAGTGGgaattgttggaagaaCGGGTGCAGGTAAATCTACAATTATCACAGCTTTATTCAGATTTTTGGATCCAGAAACTGGCTATATCAAGATTGATGATGTGGACATCACATCTATAGGATTGAAACGTCTACGTCAATCTATAACTATTATTCCACAAGATCCAACCCTTTTCACAGGTACCCTAAAAACAAATTTAGATCCATATGACGAATATTCAGACTCCCAAATCTTTGAAGCATTGAAACGTGTAAACCTAGTTTCTGAGGAAG
Protein-coding regions in this window:
- the SBP1 gene encoding single-stranded nucleic acid-binding protein encodes the protein MSETIEQTNTKIVVDPESSVFVGNLSPETTAEDLKQVFGESVKVEIPTFQSDRTYPRIFAFVTFEDKVDVEELKEKFDKTVIKDKSIYVTKVLTPEEQQLKKQKRRANQRGKAVPAPPKKNKETKVPLEQMERSKDTLYVNNIPYHTTKNEIASFFGTSEESVVLPMRRMKDTATKRVFFSKKYNRGIAFVSFPEGTDIEAKAAEFNGKTFEDRELTVDVAANKPAHTETEPQTETANATSE
- the GUT1 gene encoding glycerol kinase; its protein translation is MTGNAETTVQSGAEGAVVPLVAAIDVGTTSSRVILFNRLGQEVSKHQIEYSTSASHQAYSASGERRLEVENGGSGKGKSPGDGVEQTIFSAEGIAIEATEYLEIEDLEKDVEPTLRFPKPGWVECKPMNILINVVQCFAANLITMDRVNGDRVSNGLPPYRIKCIGIANMRETTLVWSKSTGKPLVDYGIVWNDTRTTAIVQKKKDQTPEDYQEYLREMTGLPLFSTYFSCSKLRWLLDNSPEVKKAYDEKDLVFGTVDTWLISNLTHNNVLVTDVTNACRTGFMNLNTRDYDDELLNYWDIDKSKIHLPKIVSSAEYYGNFVVPECTKKSLTSTAWDLLKAFSERVPPVPIQGCLGDQSASLVGQLAFKPGSAKCTYGTGCFLLYNTGTTKLISKHGALTTFAYWFPQLHSEENDYGKPHFALEGSVAVAGAVVQWLRDNLRLIPRAEDVGPLASAVPDSGGVVFVPAFSGLFAPYWDPDARASIMGMSQYTTASHIARAAVEGVCYQARSILKAMSSDAFGSDDKDFLEEIVDETYEKTALSSLAVDGGMSRSDEVMQIQANILGPCVKVRRSPTSECTALGAAIAAAMAFKTEEERIIWKNLKDVKKWVFYGGLEKGDVAPTNSSSQSQLKVFTSKSSDIERRKGWKMWETAIEKSKGWMREVQI
- the RPL8B gene encoding 60S ribosomal protein eL8, with product MAPSKKVAPAPLASKATSAKKSNPLTKSTPRNFGIGQAVQPKRNLSRYVKWPEYVRLQRQKKILSIRLKVPPSIAQFQNTLDRNTAAETFKLLKKYQPETAAEKKERLTKEAAAIAEGKTRQEASPKPYVVKYGLNHVVSLIENKKAKLVLIANDVDPIELVIFLPALCKKMGVPYAIVKGKARLGTLVNQKTSAVAALTEVREEDEAALAKLVSTINANYLEKYEESKKHWGGGIMGAKAQKKIEKRAKAAESA